Proteins encoded within one genomic window of Lysinibacillus louembei:
- the pssA gene encoding CDP-diacylglycerol--serine O-phosphatidyltransferase, with protein MFLLQKVDLTLKKIKSNAANLITLLNLSFGGASVMASLNEAYNYSVLFIFIAAFLDRYDGKVARKYNQESELGKQLDSMGDIISFGVAPAILMYEMVFSNFGLPGMFITIFYITCGAFRLARFNCSETPGFFVGLPITAAGTLLTITFFLVPAVSPVFYLIVSPLLALLMISTFTLKKV; from the coding sequence ATGTTTCTTCTCCAGAAAGTTGACTTAACTTTGAAGAAAATAAAATCAAACGCTGCCAATTTAATTACGCTTTTAAATCTATCATTTGGTGGAGCCTCTGTAATGGCATCATTAAATGAAGCATATAACTACAGTGTACTCTTTATTTTTATTGCAGCATTTTTGGATCGTTACGACGGCAAAGTCGCTCGAAAATATAATCAGGAATCCGAGCTTGGCAAGCAGCTTGATTCAATGGGAGATATTATTTCATTCGGTGTAGCACCTGCTATTTTAATGTACGAGATGGTTTTCTCTAACTTTGGTCTACCAGGCATGTTTATTACAATTTTTTATATTACATGTGGAGCCTTCCGTTTGGCACGCTTCAATTGTTCAGAAACACCTGGTTTCTTTGTAGGTTTACCAATTACAGCAGCAGGAACATTATTAACGATTACCTTTTTCTTAGTGCCTGCCGTTTCACCTGTCTTTTATTTAATCGTATCACCGCTACTTGCGTTATTAATGATTAGCACATTTACATTGAAAAAAGTGTAG
- the sigK gene encoding RNA polymerase sporulation sigma factor SigK: MSGIFFSLIQLWLEFPSLLGYLKGQAFSKPFSREEEAEVLEKYLAGDEQARLDLIERNMRLVAHVVKKFHPPHEQLDDYISIGTIGLMKAVASYTPDKKTRLATYAARCIENEILMHLRAQKKVQKDISLFESIGVDHEGQSLQIRDLLQLDEQPTIDILEQQERFAQLYAYLDTLDERELEIITYRYGLQQQEPLTQKEIAKKLNISRSYVSRIEKRALIKLYQQFKHNQKE; the protein is encoded by the coding sequence TTGAGCGGTATATTTTTTTCGCTCATTCAACTATGGTTAGAATTCCCTTCATTGCTCGGTTATTTAAAGGGCCAGGCGTTTTCTAAACCATTTTCTCGTGAAGAAGAGGCAGAAGTATTAGAAAAGTATTTAGCAGGGGATGAGCAAGCGCGCCTTGATTTAATTGAGCGCAATATGCGACTCGTAGCGCACGTCGTAAAAAAATTCCATCCTCCTCATGAACAGCTCGATGATTATATTTCCATCGGGACAATCGGCTTAATGAAGGCGGTAGCTAGCTATACACCCGACAAAAAAACAAGGCTTGCTACATATGCCGCAAGATGTATTGAAAATGAAATATTGATGCATTTACGTGCACAAAAAAAGGTACAAAAGGATATTTCACTTTTTGAGTCAATCGGTGTTGACCATGAAGGGCAATCGTTGCAAATTCGCGATTTGCTGCAATTAGATGAGCAGCCAACAATCGATATTTTAGAGCAGCAGGAGCGCTTTGCGCAGCTCTATGCTTATTTAGATACACTGGATGAGCGAGAGCTAGAAATTATTACGTATCGCTATGGGCTACAGCAACAAGAACCATTGACCCAAAAGGAAATTGCCAAAAAGCTCAATATCTCAAGAAGCTATGTATCACGCATTGAAAAAAGAGCATTAATTAAGCTTTATCAGCAATTCAAGCATAATCAAAAGGAGTAA
- the mtnN gene encoding 5'-methylthioadenosine/S-adenosylhomocysteine nucleosidase: MKIAVIGAMEQEVELLRAALTNTAVTTIAGSEYTAGTYEGKDVVLLKSGIGKVNAAMSTTLLLQQFKPDVVINTGSAGGFDTALEVGAVVISDEVRHHDVDVTAFGYEIGQMAGMPAAYQADARLIEIAQEAVAEVGEHQYGVGLICSGDVFMADSTRTEAVRANFPQMKAVEMEAAAVAQVCYQFGTPFVVIRALSDIAGKESNISFDEFLPTAAKHSTEIVLKAIKKL; the protein is encoded by the coding sequence ATGAAAATTGCCGTAATCGGTGCAATGGAGCAGGAAGTAGAATTACTGCGTGCCGCACTAACGAATACAGCTGTCACAACAATTGCAGGCAGCGAGTATACAGCCGGTACATATGAAGGAAAAGATGTCGTACTATTAAAAAGCGGTATTGGTAAAGTGAATGCTGCCATGTCTACTACATTATTATTGCAACAATTTAAACCAGATGTCGTGATTAATACAGGCTCAGCTGGTGGCTTTGATACAGCGCTTGAAGTAGGAGCTGTCGTTATTTCTGATGAAGTACGCCATCATGATGTGGATGTTACAGCATTTGGCTATGAAATTGGTCAAATGGCTGGTATGCCTGCTGCCTATCAAGCAGATGCACGTTTAATTGAAATTGCGCAAGAAGCAGTTGCAGAAGTAGGGGAGCATCAATATGGTGTTGGACTTATTTGCTCTGGTGATGTATTTATGGCAGATTCAACTCGTACTGAGGCAGTTCGCGCAAACTTCCCTCAAATGAAAGCAGTTGAAATGGAAGCGGCAGCAGTGGCTCAAGTATGCTATCAATTTGGCACACCATTTGTTGTCATCCGTGCATTATCGGATATTGCAGGAAAAGAATCAAATATTAGCTTTGATGAATTTTTACCGACTGCGGCAAAGCATTCAACAGAAATTGTCTTGAAGGCAATTAAGAAGCTGTGA
- a CDS encoding YrrS family protein: MADYEQNKNSRSEYRQRQQKTNPMNRLLNYLIALVIVLIGITSYIIFFTGDDKAVEKEPAEQQADHDVNTNDVDEQNDDTNEETQNDTNAVDEPESSEDAQQTENANEENTATDVITQSADPLVDEVVVNPNWQPTKTAQTGPHTSVFQEGHIDYEEKLATIFAILPIEQSNSIIWQIKNNGGADTAIAVVSSNDKTEKYRVSIEWVANEGWKPVKLEKLNTIEGSW, from the coding sequence ATGGCAGATTATGAACAAAATAAAAATTCGCGCTCGGAATATAGACAGCGCCAGCAAAAAACAAATCCAATGAATCGGTTATTAAATTATTTAATAGCGCTCGTTATCGTATTAATTGGCATTACGAGCTATATTATTTTCTTCACAGGTGATGATAAGGCAGTTGAAAAAGAGCCAGCTGAACAGCAAGCAGATCATGATGTAAATACAAACGATGTAGATGAACAAAATGATGACACAAACGAAGAGACTCAAAATGACACAAATGCAGTGGATGAGCCTGAATCTTCTGAAGATGCACAGCAAACAGAGAATGCTAATGAGGAAAATACTGCGACAGATGTTATCACACAATCTGCAGACCCGCTCGTAGATGAAGTGGTTGTCAATCCAAATTGGCAGCCAACGAAAACTGCACAAACAGGTCCACATACATCTGTTTTTCAAGAGGGACATATTGATTATGAAGAAAAGCTAGCAACTATTTTTGCGATACTGCCGATAGAGCAGAGCAATAGCATTATTTGGCAGATTAAAAATAATGGTGGTGCTGATACGGCGATTGCTGTTGTTTCTTCAAATGATAAAACAGAGAAATACCGTGTAAGTATAGAATGGGTTGCCAATGAAGGGTGGAAACCTGTAAAATTAGAAAAGCTTAACACAATTGAAGGGTCATGGTAA
- the greA gene encoding transcription elongation factor GreA, with amino-acid sequence MSNEKQYPMTLAGKAKLEEELEHLKTVKRKEVVERIKIARSFGDLSENSEYDSAKEEQGFVEGRISTIESMLRNALIITEDESAATDTVTLGKTVTFDELIDGKRADFEESYTIVGSAEADPLEGLISNDSPIAKALMGHKVGDKVKLTTPGGDMEVEILKIS; translated from the coding sequence ATGTCAAACGAAAAACAATATCCAATGACTTTAGCGGGAAAAGCGAAATTAGAGGAAGAATTAGAGCATTTAAAAACAGTAAAGCGTAAAGAAGTAGTAGAGCGCATTAAAATTGCTCGTAGCTTTGGTGATTTATCAGAAAACTCAGAGTATGATTCAGCGAAGGAAGAGCAAGGCTTCGTGGAAGGTCGTATTTCAACAATCGAGTCAATGCTGCGCAATGCATTAATTATTACTGAGGACGAGTCTGCTGCAACTGATACAGTGACTTTAGGAAAAACGGTTACTTTTGATGAATTAATTGATGGTAAACGTGCTGATTTTGAAGAGTCTTACACAATCGTTGGTTCAGCAGAGGCCGATCCACTAGAGGGACTTATTTCAAATGACTCGCCAATCGCAAAAGCATTAATGGGACACAAAGTTGGCGATAAAGTAAAATTAACAACACCTGGCGGGGACATGGAAGTTGAGATTTTAAAAATTAGCTAA
- the udk gene encoding uridine kinase → MAKRPVVIGIAGGSCSGKTSVTRAIYEVFKDHSVVVIEQDYYYKDQSHMTFEERLQTNYDHPLAFDTELLIEHINMLLERQSIDKPVYDYVQHTRASDVIHVEPKDVIILEGILVLEDERLRDLMDIKLFVDTDADLRIIRRMQRDIKERGRTADSVIEQYLTAVRPMHNMFIEPTKRYADVIVPEGGDNGVAIDLMVTKIKTILETESNV, encoded by the coding sequence ATGGCAAAGCGTCCTGTAGTTATTGGTATCGCTGGTGGCTCTTGTTCAGGTAAAACAAGTGTGACACGTGCCATTTATGAGGTATTTAAAGATCATTCTGTTGTGGTGATTGAGCAAGACTATTATTATAAAGATCAAAGTCATATGACGTTTGAGGAGCGTTTACAAACGAATTATGACCATCCTTTAGCATTTGATACAGAGCTTTTAATTGAACATATTAACATGCTACTTGAGCGTCAATCAATTGATAAACCAGTGTATGACTATGTACAGCATACGCGTGCAAGTGATGTCATTCACGTTGAACCGAAGGATGTCATTATTCTAGAAGGTATTTTAGTACTGGAAGATGAGCGACTACGTGATTTAATGGATATTAAATTATTTGTCGATACAGATGCGGACTTGCGTATTATTCGCCGTATGCAGCGCGATATTAAAGAACGTGGTCGTACAGCAGATTCTGTTATTGAACAATATTTAACAGCAGTACGTCCGATGCACAATATGTTTATTGAGCCAACAAAGCGTTATGCAGATGTCATCGTACCAGAAGGTGGCGATAACGGTGTGGCAATCGATTTGATGGTCACAAAAATTAAAACAATTCTTGAAACTGAATCAAATGTATAA
- a CDS encoding peptidase U32 family protein: MLELIQNDKISEVVNGKRVITKKPELLAPAGSLEKLKVAVHYGADAVFIGGQEFGLRSNAGNFSIEEMAEGVEFANKYGAVIYVTTNIFAHNENMVGLEDYLRDIERVGVRGIIVADPLIIETCRRVAPKLEIHLSTQQSLSNWKAVQYWKDEGLHRVVLAREVGAVEMQKMKDEVDIEIEAFVHGAMCIAYSGRCTLSNHMTARDSNRGGCCQSCRWDYDLYEQVDGEEKALTQEGEAPFAMSPKDLKLIESIPHMIELGIDSLKIEGRMKSIHYVATVVSVYRKVIDAYCADPENFVIKKEWLEELSRCANRATASSFFEGEPSYKQQMFGFHAGKVKWDFAGLVLDYDAETQMVTMEQRNYFKPGDTVEFFGPDIETFQMTVGQLWDEEGNELDVARHPLQILKFKVDRPLSKLNMMRKEND; this comes from the coding sequence ATGCTTGAATTAATTCAAAATGATAAAATAAGCGAAGTGGTAAATGGCAAGCGGGTTATTACAAAAAAGCCAGAACTATTAGCACCAGCAGGAAGCTTAGAAAAATTAAAAGTAGCTGTTCATTACGGGGCAGATGCTGTTTTTATCGGTGGTCAGGAATTTGGCTTACGTTCAAATGCGGGGAATTTCTCGATTGAGGAAATGGCAGAAGGCGTTGAATTTGCGAATAAATATGGCGCTGTCATTTATGTTACAACAAATATTTTTGCCCATAACGAAAATATGGTAGGGCTTGAAGATTATTTGCGTGACATTGAGCGTGTTGGCGTGCGTGGTATTATCGTAGCGGACCCACTGATTATTGAAACGTGCCGCCGCGTTGCCCCAAAGCTAGAAATCCATCTTTCAACACAGCAATCTTTATCGAACTGGAAGGCTGTGCAGTATTGGAAGGATGAAGGTTTACATCGTGTTGTATTAGCACGCGAGGTTGGCGCAGTGGAAATGCAAAAAATGAAGGACGAAGTCGATATTGAAATTGAAGCCTTCGTGCATGGTGCAATGTGTATTGCCTATTCAGGACGCTGTACGCTGTCGAACCATATGACGGCACGCGACTCCAATCGGGGTGGTTGCTGTCAATCTTGCCGTTGGGATTATGATTTATACGAGCAGGTCGATGGAGAGGAAAAGGCGTTAACGCAAGAAGGCGAAGCACCGTTTGCGATGAGTCCAAAAGATTTAAAATTGATTGAATCGATTCCACATATGATTGAGCTAGGTATCGATTCATTAAAAATTGAAGGGCGTATGAAATCCATTCACTATGTAGCAACAGTTGTATCTGTTTATCGTAAAGTGATTGATGCTTATTGTGCAGACCCAGAAAACTTTGTGATTAAAAAAGAATGGCTAGAGGAATTATCACGCTGTGCAAACCGTGCAACAGCTTCCTCTTTCTTTGAAGGCGAGCCGAGCTACAAGCAGCAAATGTTTGGCTTCCATGCAGGCAAAGTGAAATGGGATTTTGCTGGACTTGTGTTGGATTATGATGCAGAAACACAAATGGTCACAATGGAGCAACGCAATTATTTCAAACCTGGCGATACAGTGGAATTTTTCGGTCCAGATATCGAGACGTTCCAAATGACAGTAGGCCAGCTTTGGGATGAGGAAGGCAATGAGCTAGACGTTGCGCGTCATCCATTACAAATTCTAAAGTTTAAAGTAGATCGTCCATTATCAAAATTAAATATGATGCGTAAGGAGAATGACTAA
- a CDS encoding peptidase U32 family protein has product MKKPELLVTPQSTKHVKALIEAGADAFVIGEQQFGLRLAGEFTVAQVEEATNLIHAAGKKVYVAVNALFHNDRIEALEAYVQEMQRIGVDALLFGDPAVVMAVREFGITIPLHWSAETIATNWFQVNYWGERGAKRAVLARELSLDEVIEIKENTEHEIEVQVHGMTCMFQSKRKLLGNYFLYRDEVMEIEQRKDSKNMFLHDKERKNKYPIYEDINGTHIFSPNDMCIIDELTELFEAGIDSLKFDGVLQSFDYVVSVTNLYRQAIDTYFEQGEDAYEDLKDELLAKIEEIQPELRPLDTGFIYKETVY; this is encoded by the coding sequence GTGAAGAAACCTGAGTTATTAGTAACGCCCCAATCTACCAAGCATGTCAAAGCATTAATCGAAGCAGGCGCAGATGCTTTTGTTATTGGGGAGCAACAATTTGGCTTGCGCCTAGCTGGTGAATTTACAGTAGCGCAAGTAGAGGAAGCGACAAATTTAATTCATGCAGCGGGTAAAAAGGTCTATGTAGCAGTGAATGCACTTTTCCATAATGACCGTATTGAAGCATTAGAGGCTTACGTGCAAGAAATGCAGCGTATCGGTGTTGATGCTTTATTATTTGGTGACCCAGCAGTCGTTATGGCAGTAAGAGAGTTTGGTATTACGATTCCATTACATTGGAGTGCAGAAACAATCGCAACAAACTGGTTCCAAGTAAATTATTGGGGCGAGCGCGGTGCGAAACGTGCGGTGTTAGCGCGTGAGCTTTCTCTTGATGAAGTGATTGAAATCAAGGAAAATACAGAGCATGAAATCGAAGTGCAAGTGCACGGTATGACATGTATGTTCCAATCGAAGCGCAAGCTGTTAGGCAACTATTTCTTATATCGCGATGAAGTGATGGAGATTGAGCAGCGCAAAGACTCGAAAAATATGTTTTTACATGATAAAGAGCGTAAAAATAAATATCCAATTTATGAAGATATCAACGGCACGCATATTTTCTCGCCAAACGATATGTGCATCATTGATGAGTTAACAGAGCTTTTTGAAGCAGGTATTGATTCACTTAAATTTGATGGCGTATTACAAAGCTTTGACTATGTTGTGTCAGTGACGAATTTATACCGCCAAGCAATCGATACATATTTCGAGCAAGGTGAGGATGCGTATGAAGATTTGAAGGACGAGCTATTAGCAAAAATTGAAGAAATTCAACCAGAGCTACGCCCACTAGATACAGGCTTTATTTATAAGGAAACAGTTTACTAA
- a CDS encoding O-methyltransferase: MELSDTYIASFIQPRNALLQEMERFAQEHHVPIMQLVGIDALNQLLRIQNPAKILEIGTAIGYSAMRMAMALPNCEIVTIERDAERVQHARKFIERSEVAERIQVIEGDALEVDVASLPSTIDAVFIDAAKGQYQKFFEKYSPLVPSGGVLYIDNMYMHGLSDLEMKEVPRRKRTMIRNLHTFTNWILQHPDYTSAFFPIGDGLLICLKR; the protein is encoded by the coding sequence ATGGAATTATCAGATACGTATATCGCATCCTTTATTCAGCCTCGCAATGCGTTGCTACAGGAGATGGAGAGGTTTGCACAGGAACATCACGTACCAATTATGCAGTTAGTTGGTATTGATGCATTGAATCAATTGTTACGCATTCAAAATCCAGCGAAAATTTTAGAGATTGGCACGGCGATAGGTTATTCAGCGATGCGCATGGCGATGGCTTTACCGAACTGTGAAATTGTCACGATCGAGCGCGATGCTGAACGTGTACAACATGCGCGCAAATTTATTGAACGTTCGGAAGTGGCGGAGCGCATTCAAGTTATTGAAGGCGATGCGTTAGAAGTTGACGTTGCGTCTTTGCCATCAACAATTGATGCTGTCTTTATTGATGCGGCAAAAGGGCAATATCAAAAGTTTTTTGAAAAATATTCACCACTTGTACCATCAGGTGGTGTGTTGTACATTGACAATATGTATATGCACGGCTTGTCCGACTTAGAGATGAAGGAAGTACCTAGAAGAAAGCGGACGATGATTCGCAATTTACACACATTTACGAATTGGATACTACAGCACCCAGATTATACGAGTGCGTTTTTCCCAATTGGTGATGGTTTATTAATTTGCTTAAAGAGGTGA
- the mltG gene encoding endolytic transglycosylase MltG, with protein MENESKKQQMFDNMKRKKKEVKIVRRIVSVIVLIALIVIGIGGYSGYKYVSSALKPVDPNATDEIAIEVPMGSGVTLISKILEKNGVVKNAQIFKYYAKFKNESQFQAGNYKLTKAMTLDEIIESLKTGKVYREPVFTMTVPEGLTLEQIAAIIEKNTNFTAQQFMDKVTDATYIEGLMGQYPNLLTEEIYNENIRYALEGYLYPATYPFYEENPSLTAIIETMLSATNDIVTEYRSIIDEKEMTAHELLTFASLLEEEATAQTDRETIASVFYNRLSIDMPLQTDPTVLYSLGSHKDRVLYEDLEVDNPYNTYKNTGLPPGPIAGAGKVSIEAALNPSQTDYLYFLADKEGTNHFAKTYDEHLANIEQYLR; from the coding sequence GTGGAAAACGAATCAAAAAAGCAACAAATGTTTGATAACATGAAACGTAAGAAAAAAGAAGTGAAAATTGTGCGCCGTATTGTCAGTGTCATTGTGCTGATTGCACTCATTGTTATAGGAATAGGCGGTTACTCTGGTTATAAATATGTAAGCTCTGCACTTAAGCCAGTAGATCCAAATGCAACGGATGAAATTGCGATTGAGGTGCCGATGGGGTCTGGTGTCACATTAATTTCAAAAATTTTAGAGAAAAATGGCGTCGTGAAAAATGCGCAAATTTTTAAATACTATGCGAAATTTAAAAATGAATCGCAATTCCAAGCTGGGAATTACAAGCTAACGAAGGCGATGACGCTAGATGAAATTATTGAAAGCTTAAAAACAGGAAAAGTGTACCGTGAGCCTGTTTTCACAATGACGGTGCCAGAGGGCTTAACATTAGAGCAAATCGCAGCAATTATAGAAAAAAATACGAATTTTACAGCACAGCAATTTATGGATAAAGTAACCGATGCTACATATATTGAAGGCTTAATGGGGCAGTATCCGAATTTATTAACAGAAGAAATCTATAATGAAAACATTCGCTATGCATTAGAAGGCTATTTATATCCTGCAACATATCCATTTTATGAGGAGAATCCGTCATTAACAGCTATTATTGAAACAATGTTAAGTGCAACGAACGATATCGTAACAGAGTATCGCTCAATAATAGATGAAAAGGAAATGACGGCCCATGAGCTGCTGACATTTGCCTCATTGCTTGAGGAAGAGGCAACGGCACAAACAGACCGTGAAACGATTGCGAGCGTATTTTACAATCGTTTATCGATTGATATGCCATTGCAAACAGACCCAACTGTGCTGTATTCACTTGGCTCACATAAAGATCGCGTATTATATGAGGATTTAGAAGTGGACAACCCATACAATACGTATAAAAATACGGGACTGCCACCAGGTCCGATTGCTGGGGCAGGGAAAGTATCAATTGAAGCCGCATTAAATCCTTCGCAAACGGATTATTTATATTTCTTAGCAGATAAAGAGGGTACAAACCACTTTGCGAAAACGTATGATGAGCATTTAGCGAATATCGAACAATATTTACGCTAA
- a CDS encoding DUF1292 domain-containing protein, protein MDEQFFKLLNEAGEEVVCRVIFTFDAEEHSYVLYTIEGEENAEISALRCELDDNGEVSDFAPLETETEWEMVQEVLNTLVDEFSDDQTNYMTLTNEDGEDIYCHILHRFDVEGKSYLFYAIDEEGEEPSEVFASAYIAGENGEVSELLPIETEAEWAMVEKVLASLAEVAE, encoded by the coding sequence ATGGATGAACAATTTTTTAAGCTGTTAAATGAAGCGGGCGAGGAAGTAGTATGTCGTGTCATCTTCACATTCGATGCAGAGGAGCATTCCTATGTTCTTTACACAATCGAAGGTGAAGAAAATGCTGAAATTTCAGCATTGCGCTGTGAACTAGATGATAACGGTGAAGTAAGCGATTTTGCACCGCTTGAAACAGAGACAGAATGGGAAATGGTACAGGAAGTGTTGAATACGCTTGTTGATGAATTTTCTGATGACCAAACAAACTATATGACATTAACAAACGAAGATGGCGAAGATATTTATTGCCACATTTTGCACCGCTTTGATGTTGAAGGAAAATCTTATTTATTTTACGCGATAGATGAAGAAGGTGAGGAGCCTTCAGAAGTATTCGCCTCTGCTTATATTGCAGGTGAAAATGGTGAAGTATCGGAGCTATTGCCGATTGAAACAGAGGCAGAGTGGGCGATGGTTGAAAAAGTGCTTGCTTCATTAGCTGAGGTTGCAGAATAA
- a CDS encoding DUF1292 domain-containing protein: MEQEQRHITIIDESGNEQLCEVLHTFDSEEFGKSYVLYALVGAEEDEDGQVEIFASSFTPSENGEDGELEPIETEAEWDLIEDVLNALEDELDGEE, translated from the coding sequence GTGGAACAAGAACAACGCCATATTACAATTATTGATGAGAGCGGTAACGAGCAACTTTGTGAGGTATTACACACTTTTGATTCAGAAGAATTCGGTAAATCATACGTTTTATATGCTTTAGTAGGTGCAGAAGAGGATGAGGATGGGCAAGTAGAAATTTTCGCTTCATCATTTACACCTTCTGAAAACGGTGAAGATGGCGAATTAGAGCCAATCGAAACAGAAGCAGAATGGGATTTAATCGAAGACGTATTAAATGCATTAGAAGATGAGCTTGACGGCGAAGAATAG
- the ruvX gene encoding Holliday junction resolvase RuvX — protein sequence MRIMGLDVGTKTVGVAISDALGWTAQGIETVKIDEAQEQFGIERIKELVKEYAVTAFVVGYPKNMNNTVGPRGEASERYKALLEETFGLPVTLWDERLTTMAAERMLIEADVSRKKRKQVIDKMAAVMILQGYLDSKN from the coding sequence ATGAGAATTATGGGATTAGACGTCGGCACGAAAACGGTCGGCGTCGCAATTAGCGATGCGCTTGGCTGGACGGCACAGGGGATTGAAACAGTGAAAATTGATGAGGCACAAGAACAATTTGGAATTGAGCGCATCAAGGAGCTTGTAAAGGAATATGCTGTAACAGCGTTTGTTGTTGGCTATCCGAAAAACATGAACAATACTGTTGGTCCTCGCGGTGAGGCGAGTGAGCGATATAAAGCTCTCTTAGAGGAAACGTTTGGACTGCCTGTGACACTATGGGACGAACGATTAACGACAATGGCTGCGGAGCGTATGTTAATCGAGGCGGATGTCAGCCGTAAAAAGCGTAAGCAAGTCATTGACAAAATGGCAGCTGTGATGATTTTGCAAGGATACTTAGATAGTAAAAATTAA
- a CDS encoding IreB family regulatory phosphoprotein, giving the protein MSSFDQTMKFNFPEESMEQEVKQVMLTVYASLEEKGYNPTNQIVGYLLSGDPAYIPRHQDARNLIRKLERDEILEELVKFYIRKNNEATK; this is encoded by the coding sequence TTGAGTTCGTTTGATCAAACAATGAAATTTAATTTTCCAGAAGAATCAATGGAACAAGAAGTAAAGCAAGTGATGTTAACAGTATACGCATCATTAGAGGAAAAGGGCTATAATCCAACGAATCAAATCGTTGGTTATTTGTTATCTGGTGATCCGGCATACATCCCTCGCCACCAGGACGCGCGAAATTTAATCCGTAAACTTGAGCGAGACGAAATTTTAGAGGAACTCGTGAAATTTTACATTCGAAAGAATAACGAGGCGACAAAATGA